A region of Kribbella sp. NBC_01245 DNA encodes the following proteins:
- a CDS encoding DNA polymerase domain-containing protein, whose product MGESREGVPLTNLDQDLFERAGATKRELVDYLDGVSERILPGLKDRPLSVIRVLRGQDRFMQKNLPKYTPDWVERAPMWAEASKREVSYALCNDRRTLLWFGNQRAVEYHPTLFRIDHPERTTHLVMDLDPPEGAPFKTVAAAARLVREALVELGLTGAVKTSGAKGLHIFVPVDTSSTSAEEVAAAARALAVRAERVDPTVATTAYPLEEREGKVFLDSTRSGGATVVAAYSPRVRPGVPVSFPVGWDDLDDVTPKDFTIRTALELLGDRDPWAEAMPAPQQLPAELVEEGRAIPIARVIAMHEGKRRAKAKRESS is encoded by the coding sequence CCGCTGACTAATCTGGACCAGGATCTGTTCGAGAGGGCGGGGGCGACCAAGCGGGAGTTGGTCGACTACCTGGATGGGGTGAGCGAGCGGATCCTGCCTGGGCTGAAGGATCGGCCGCTTTCGGTGATCCGGGTGTTGCGTGGGCAGGACCGGTTCATGCAGAAGAACCTGCCGAAGTACACGCCCGATTGGGTCGAGCGTGCGCCGATGTGGGCCGAGGCGTCCAAGCGCGAGGTGTCGTACGCCTTGTGCAATGACCGGCGGACGCTGCTCTGGTTCGGCAACCAGCGCGCCGTCGAGTACCACCCGACGCTGTTCCGGATCGACCATCCCGAGCGCACCACGCACCTCGTGATGGACCTTGATCCGCCCGAAGGCGCGCCGTTCAAGACCGTGGCGGCCGCGGCCCGCCTGGTCCGCGAGGCGCTCGTGGAGCTCGGTCTGACCGGCGCCGTGAAGACGAGTGGCGCGAAGGGGCTGCACATCTTCGTCCCGGTCGACACCTCAAGCACTTCGGCCGAAGAGGTTGCGGCCGCCGCACGCGCCCTCGCCGTGCGGGCCGAGCGGGTCGATCCCACGGTCGCCACCACGGCGTACCCGCTGGAGGAACGCGAGGGCAAGGTCTTCCTCGATTCGACGCGTTCGGGCGGCGCCACCGTGGTCGCGGCGTACAGCCCGCGAGTCCGGCCGGGCGTGCCGGTGTCGTTCCCGGTCGGCTGGGACGACCTCGATGACGTCACCCCGAAGGACTTCACGATCCGTACGGCGCTCGAGTTGCTGGGCGATCGCGACCCCTGGGCGGAGGCGATGCCCGCGCCCCAGCAGTTGCCGGCGGAGCTTGTCGAAGAGGGCCGGGCGATCCCGATTGCGCGGGTGATCGCGATGCACGAGGGCAAGCGCCGGGCGAAGGCGAAGCGCGAGTCCTCCTGA